The following are from one region of the Gryllotalpicola protaetiae genome:
- a CDS encoding sulfurtransferase, with product MTVQADPYEKFAAYAHPERLVSSEWLAAHLGEPGLVVVESDEDVLLYETGHIPGSVKIDWHTDLNDPVVRDYIDGEGFAQVLGSKGISRDSTVVIYGDKNNWWAAYALWVFTLFGHEDVRLLDGGRDKWIAEGREVTTEPSAVASVDYPVVTRDDSAVRAFKDDVLAHLGARRPLIDVRSFEEYTGERTEIPGYPTEGALRAGHIPSAASVPWAKAAAADATFRTRAELEEVYLGGAGLKPGDDVIAYCRIGERSSHTWFVLTHLLGFENVKNYDGSWTEWGSAVRVPIKQGADA from the coding sequence ATGACCGTCCAGGCAGACCCGTACGAGAAGTTCGCCGCCTATGCGCACCCCGAGCGGCTCGTCTCGAGCGAGTGGCTCGCCGCGCACCTCGGCGAACCCGGGCTGGTCGTCGTGGAATCCGACGAGGATGTGCTGTTGTACGAGACCGGCCACATCCCCGGCAGCGTCAAGATCGATTGGCACACCGACCTCAACGACCCCGTTGTGCGCGACTACATCGACGGCGAGGGCTTCGCGCAGGTGCTCGGCTCCAAGGGCATCTCGCGCGACTCGACCGTCGTCATCTACGGCGACAAGAACAACTGGTGGGCGGCCTACGCATTGTGGGTGTTCACGCTGTTCGGCCACGAGGACGTGCGGCTCCTCGACGGCGGCCGTGACAAGTGGATCGCCGAGGGGCGCGAGGTGACGACGGAGCCTTCCGCCGTGGCATCCGTCGACTACCCGGTCGTCACCCGCGATGACTCGGCCGTGCGCGCCTTCAAGGACGACGTGCTCGCCCACCTCGGTGCCCGCCGCCCGCTGATCGACGTGCGCAGCTTCGAGGAGTACACGGGCGAGCGCACCGAGATCCCCGGCTATCCGACGGAGGGCGCTCTGCGGGCCGGGCACATCCCGTCGGCGGCATCCGTGCCGTGGGCGAAGGCAGCCGCCGCGGACGCGACCTTCAGGACCCGCGCGGAGCTGGAAGAGGTGTACCTCGGCGGCGCTGGCCTGAAGCCCGGCGACGACGTCATCGCGTACTGCCGCATCGGCGAGCGATCGAGCCACACCTGGTTCGTGCTCACGCACCTGCTGGGCTTCGAGAACGTGAAGAACTACGACGGCTCGTGGACCGAGTGGGGTTCGGCCGTGCGCGTGCCGATCAAGCAGGGTGCGGATGCCTGA
- a CDS encoding SufE family protein has protein sequence MPDALAEIRDEFLALTQSERLQLLLEFSNELPELPERYQDHPDLFERVAECQSPVFLFVEVDDEDVVHLFVTAPKESPTTRGFASILVQGLAGLTADEVLAVPDDYPQTLGLTQAVSPLRLRGMGALLGRAKHQVTVKRRAA, from the coding sequence ATGCCTGACGCGCTCGCGGAGATCAGGGACGAGTTCCTCGCGCTGACGCAGAGCGAGCGGCTTCAGCTGCTGCTCGAGTTCTCGAACGAGCTGCCGGAGCTGCCGGAGCGGTACCAGGACCACCCCGACCTGTTCGAGCGCGTCGCCGAGTGCCAGAGCCCGGTGTTCCTGTTCGTCGAGGTCGACGATGAGGACGTGGTGCATCTGTTCGTCACCGCGCCGAAGGAGTCGCCGACGACGCGCGGCTTCGCGTCGATCCTGGTGCAGGGGCTCGCCGGGCTCACGGCAGACGAGGTGCTGGCCGTGCCGGACGACTACCCGCAGACGCTCGGGCTCACCCAGGCGGTGTCGCCGCTGCGGCTGCGTGGCATGGGCGCGCTGCTGGGGCGCGCGAAGCACCAGGTGACCGTCAAACGCCGGGCGGCGTAG
- a CDS encoding alpha/beta hydrolase: MAGWRRRVGYPLVFGAVGAATFAVVAAASSVLIARKVLTPPRRRDEDVIVRAVAPDASVITLSPTPESLLRGDYSFWFDHDAGHARLGPILSRSGVSVTRRVERVSFGDLTRAKRGRISGWWYVRPEELGVPVKSIGIDTDGGVAPAWRFNAPKGDDGVRSGKWAIHVHGRGTQRQECLRAVPTFREHGWTSLVISYRNDGDGPRSDDGRYGLGSTEWRDVEAAIEYAVDHGATDIVIMGWSMGGAIALQAVTRSPHSELIRGVVLDSPVIDWVDTLRYQAGELHVPDPITESALKILDAPWGGHLTGAAAPIGLPELDFVQRADVLSTPILLLHSDDDGYVPAYASRALAARRPDIVTFVRFTRARHTKLWNFDPKKWTKAISRWLDQLDVGDGTPTPPGV; this comes from the coding sequence ATGGCCGGTTGGCGCAGGCGCGTCGGTTATCCGCTGGTGTTCGGCGCAGTCGGGGCCGCGACCTTCGCGGTCGTGGCCGCCGCGTCGTCGGTGCTCATCGCGCGCAAGGTGCTGACGCCGCCGCGGCGCCGCGACGAGGACGTCATCGTCCGAGCTGTGGCACCCGACGCGTCCGTCATCACCCTCTCGCCGACACCGGAGTCCCTGCTGCGCGGCGACTACAGCTTCTGGTTCGACCACGACGCGGGGCACGCGCGCCTCGGTCCGATCCTCTCGCGCAGCGGCGTCTCGGTGACACGCCGCGTCGAGCGCGTCAGCTTCGGCGACCTGACGCGGGCGAAGCGCGGGCGCATCAGCGGCTGGTGGTATGTGCGGCCGGAGGAGCTCGGCGTGCCGGTGAAATCGATCGGCATCGACACCGACGGGGGAGTGGCGCCCGCCTGGCGCTTCAATGCGCCGAAAGGCGACGACGGCGTGCGCAGCGGGAAGTGGGCGATCCATGTGCACGGTCGCGGAACGCAGCGGCAGGAGTGCCTGCGCGCCGTGCCGACCTTCCGCGAGCACGGCTGGACGAGCCTCGTCATCTCCTACCGCAACGACGGCGACGGCCCGCGCAGCGACGATGGCCGATACGGCCTCGGCTCGACGGAGTGGCGCGACGTCGAGGCAGCGATCGAGTACGCCGTCGACCACGGCGCCACCGACATCGTGATCATGGGCTGGTCGATGGGCGGTGCGATCGCGCTGCAGGCCGTCACCCGGTCGCCGCACTCCGAGCTGATCCGCGGGGTGGTGCTCGACTCGCCGGTGATCGACTGGGTCGACACGCTGCGCTACCAGGCGGGCGAGCTGCACGTGCCGGACCCGATCACCGAGAGCGCTCTCAAGATCCTCGACGCGCCGTGGGGCGGCCACCTGACGGGCGCCGCCGCGCCGATCGGCCTGCCGGAGCTCGACTTCGTGCAGCGTGCCGATGTGCTGAGCACGCCGATCCTGCTGCTGCACAGCGATGACGACGGCTACGTGCCCGCGTACGCCTCGCGAGCCCTCGCAGCCAGGCGCCCCGACATCGTGACGTTCGTGCGGTTCACACGCGCGCGCCACACGAAGCTATGGAACTTCGACCCGAAGAAGTGGACGAAGGCGATCAGCAGGTGGCTCGACCAGCTCGACGTCGGAGACGGGACGCCTACGCCGCCCGGCGTTTGA